The DNA region CCCATCATGGCCCCCTCCAGAACCGGACCGTCGGCTATCACCACCCGATCCGGCTGGGGCAACATCTCCAGCGCCGCCCGGGCGGACAGGACCGCGCTGCCCAGGTCGGGCACCACCACCACCCCGTCGCAGCGATCCAGCAGCTCCGTCAGGGCCTCGTAGATGGCGGGCACGCTGGTGCCAAGCCCCCCGTCCTCGGATCCGCCAACCCCCACCACCGGGACAGACCCCTGGGACATGGCGGAGGCTATCTCCGATATGCCCTGGGCGGCCTTGGGACTGTGGGAAACCACCAGGATCCCTATCATGCCACCACCGCCTCCTTGAGACACGAAAGGAGCAGGTAAGCGGAGGTGGCCCCCGGGTCCTGGTGCCCCACGGACCTCTCCCCCAAGTAGCTGGCCCGGCCCTTCTTGGCCAACATGGGGATCGTGGACTTCATGCCCTCCTCCGCGGCGCTCACCGCCCCCTCCAGGGCGGAGGCCTCGTCGGAGCCGGAGGAGAGGGCCTCCAATGCGGGGTACAGGGCGTCCAGCATGGTCTTCTCCCCCTTCTCCGCCTTGCCAAGGGCCACTATGCCCCGGACCCCCTCCGCCATGGCCTCCGACAGCTCCGCCAAGGTGGCCTCCCGCTTGCCCGCCAGCTTCATGGACATCTTCATGAACAGGGTGCCGTACAGGGGACCCGATGCACCCCCAACACTTCCCATGAGGGCCATGGCCACGTCCTTGAACACCCCGCCTATGTCCTGGTAGGAGCCCCCGGACACCTTCTCCAGCGCCTTCTTGAACCCCCGGCTCATGTTTATCCCGTGGTCCGCGTCACCTATGGCGGAGTCCAGCTCCGTCAGGTACTCCCGATGGGCCTCCATGGCCTCCGCCGCCAGCTCCACGAACCGGCGGGCCCCATCTACGGTGAGACCCATGAACTACCTACCCCACCTCAAGGCCGGAGTGTGGACCGGGTAGTCCCACAGGGCCTTCAGCTGACTGTCCAGCTTGAGCAGGGTTATGGAGAAGCCCTGCATCTCCAGGCTGGTTATGTAGTTCCCCACCAGGTTCCGGGAGATGACTATCCCCTTCTCGTCCAGGAACGCCTTAAGGTCGTTGTAGACAATGAAGAGCTCCATCAGCGGAGAGCCTCCCATGCCGTTCACGAAAGCCAGAACCTCATCCCCAGACTGGAACGGCAGGTCGGACACTATGGCCTCCCCCATGGCCCTCACTATCTCCCGCACCTGGGTCATGGGACGACGCTCCCTTCCGGGCTCCCCGTGGATCCCGATGCCCAGCTCGTACTGGTCCTCCGGCAGGTCGAAGGTGGGCTTCCCCGCGGCGGGGACCGTGCAACTGGTGAGCGCCATGCCCATGCTGCGCACGTTGGCGTTCACCTTGGCGCAAACGTCCCGCACCTCCTCCAGACTCCCCCCCAGCTCCGCCATGGCGCCGGCGATCTTCTCCGCCATGACCGTGCCGCCCACCCCCCGGCGGCCCGCGGTGTAGAGGCTGTCCTTCACCGCCACGTCGTCGTCGATCACCACGCTCTCCACCCGGATGCCCTCCGAGGCCAGCATCTCCTGGGCCATCTGGAAGTTCATCACATCCCCGGTGTAGTTCTTGACTATGAACAGGACCCCCTTGCCCCCGTGGACCGCCTTGGCGGCCTCGTACATCTGATCCGGGGTGGGGGAGGTGAACACCTCGCCCGGACACGCGGCGTCCAGCATCCCGTAACCCACATACCCCCCATGAAGGGGCTCGTGGCCGCTACCACCACCGGATATGAGAGCCACCTTGGGACGAGGAGCATCGGCCCTCAAGACCGCCTTGACCGACGGATGGATCCTCACCAGATCCCCGAACGCGGCACCCAAACCCGACAAGGATTCGGTCACCACGCTATCCACCTGGTTTATGAGCTTCTTCACCGCCTACCACCTCCGGATCCTAATACATGGAGCCTCTTGCAGACTAAGGACAACCCACCAAGGCCACTAGACCAGCCCCAGGGCCTTGGCGATGAAGAATGCCGCAGCACCCCCGCAGAAGGGGGCCACCACGGGAACCCAGGCGTAACCCCAGTCGGAGTCACCCTTGCCGGGAATGGGAAGCACCGCGTGGGCGATCCTGGGACCCAGGTCACGGGCAGGGTTGATGGCGTATCCGGTGGGACCTCCCAGGGAGGCGCCGATGCCGTAGACCAGCATGCCCACCAGATATGGGCCAAGGCCAGCGGTTATCCCCCCAACGTTCTTGGAGAAAACGCACATGATGGGGATGATGAGGAAAAGGGTGGCGATGAACTCGGTCATGAAGTTGGCGGGGATGTTGCGCACCGCCGGACCGGTGGAGAAGATGCCAAGCTTGGCCCCCTTGTCCTCGGTAAGCTCCCAGTGGGGAAGGTAGATAAGGTACACGATCACCGCGCCGCAGAAGGCCCCGGCCAGCTGGGCTATCATCAGCGTTATCGCCAGGGAGAAGTCGTAGACCCCCGCCAGGGTCTTGAAGAGGGTAACCGCCGGGTTGATGTCCGCCTGGGGCGAGCCGGTGGCTGTGGCGGTGAAGACCCCAAAGACCACCGCCATGGCCCAGCCGAAGTTTATGGATACCCAGCCGGCCCCCTGCCCCTTGGACTTGGCCAATAGGACGTTGGCCACGCAACCGCAACCGAAGGTGAGAAGAACCATGGTGCCCAGGAACTCCCCCAAAACAGGCCCTTGCATCCTACACATCTCCCTTCCTTGTCAAACACCCAGGGGGACCAGCCCCCTGCCCAAGCCCACAAGCGCCCTCATCCTGCAAGCTCCGCACATCACCCCCTTTTAATTCAAACTATCAAAAAAGAGAGCAGCTAAACCATCCCTGGCCTGGCCGCTCTCTTCATCTCTGGAGCCGAATATTCGGTTTTTCTCCAATCGCCAAACAAGCCTACGGCGGCGCCGGCCCAGCCTCCAGCTACCAGAGATCAACCCGGCTGGTGGACACCCCCAGGACCCCCTTATCCAGGATGGCCCTGACCTGCTCCCGGGTCTCAACCAGACCCCCAGCTATCAGAGATCCCCCCAACTCCAAAAGGCGCCCCTTCTCTACCCCCATCACCGCCACCCCGGGCAACACCTCCAGGAAGTCGGGCTTGAGGGAGGATACCAACGACTTGCCCTTCCGCACCGCATCGGAGTCCAGCAGAAACACCCGAAGCACCGTCACCAACCCCATGGCCTTGGCGGCATCTATGACCCCCTTGTGGGTGCTTATGACCCCGAAGGGCCTGGCATTGTCAACCATGTAGCGGATCCCCGACTGGTCCGCCTTCAGCCCCTCCACCAGGTCCACGTGGACGAAAGGCATGTGCCCCCGGGCGGTGAGGGATGACACGGTCTTGAAGAGATCCTGCAGGGTGGAACCCAGGACGAACACGCACCGAGGCTCCTCGAAGGACAAGACCCTCCGCAGGGCCTCCTCGGAGCGAACCGCGCATATCACCGGCCTGGAAGATAGACGATCCTTAAGGAGCCTTACCTTATCCAACTAGAGCACCCCCGCAGAGACGACAGATCGGATGGAGAGAGGTGTATCTGTTGCAAAGTCGATTCAGGATACTAAACATAAATCCATCGAACGGTGTATTTATGCTAGCCTATTCAGCATCTTGATGCAACCCCTTCGCCCAGGTAAAGCACCCTACCAAAATGGACCTAAAGTCTCAATTAGGGAGCCCCGGGAGAAGGGTTACGAAATGATTTCAAAAACTCCCGGCGGGGCCGGGGGACCGTCAGACCGGGCTAAGCTGGCTCATTATCATGTCCCCGAACCGGTAGAACCGGAAGTTCCTCCACGCGTCCCGGCAGTCCATGTAGCCCCAGGCGGCGTAGACCATCTCCTTCAGGGTGAGCCCGAAGAGCCCCCGGGCCTGACTCCAAAGACCAGGGGGCATGAAGAGCAGGAGCCTCACCGGGGACACGTCGCTGTAACCGTCCGACACCCCGTTCCAGTAGTGGACCAGGTAGCCCTTCCGGGACCTCATCACGCTCGGATTGGAGTCCTCCAGGTCCAGCTGCCGGACCCGGTCCTTGGGAAAACCGAGGGCCTCCACCTGGGAGATGAAGTCCTCCGGGAAGGCGGGCACGATGAACCGCCACAGCTTCACCTCGAAGTCGTCGAACACGTCCCGGCAGTCCCTAAGCCACAGGCCTATCCGGGCCAGGGCGGACACGTCACCGCACATCATGGCCACCCCGACCCCGCAGAAGGCCCACAGCAACCTTCGCCTCTCCGCATCGGTCCTGGACAGCGGGGTCCTGCTCCGGGACACCGCGTCCTTCAGGAACGCCATGACCCGCTCCTCGTCGTAGGGAGGGGGCAGCTGACCTTGGAGCTCCGACAGCAGCAGGTTCACGCTCTCCTCGCTCAGCCGGACCACCTGATCCCCCAACCTGAGATCCCTGGGGGTGTCGCAGGCCAGCCCAACCTCCACCCAACGACCGGTCCGACAGGTTAACAAGCCTCCAGCCGTCGAAGGCTCCGTCCTCCACCAAACCCGCCAACACGTGGTTCCTGGGCAGGTACACCATCACCCTCACATCCCACGAGGCGGAGAACATCCCGGGCTCGTCCCCATCCGGAAGGGGAGCTAAGGCACCGAAGGACATAAGCTCGAAACGTCTCATCCCCCATCCCCCCTTTCCCTCGTTTCACGAGTTTACCGCTTTATACCAGCCCTAACAAGCACCCCTTTGCTTAAAATGGAGATAAAAGATAAACTTACTCCATGCCAACATGGGGGTGAGGGAACTTGGATTCTATAAACCGCGATCCGCGCTCTGAGGTGATCCACAAGGGGCTACCCATATCGCCCGGCCTGGCCAAGGGGGCCATCCTCCGGGTAAGGCAGAGGCCCTTCCAGAAGACCGGCTCTCCACAGGTGAACATGGAGCACGACAAGCTCCGCTTCAAGGACGCCCAGGAGAGGGCCATCGCCCAGCTCAAGGAGCTGGCGGACTCCACCAGGTCCACCCTGGGACCCGAGAAGGCGGCCATCTTCGAGGCCCACCAGCTGATGGTCCAGGATCCCATGCTGGTGGACGGGATCCTGGCGGCGGTGAGCCAGGGGGAGTGCCTGGAGGACGCCATCGTGGAGGCCACCATGGCCATAAAGGCCCAGTTCGACGCCCTGGACGACCCCTACTTCAAGGAGAGGGCGGCGGACATCCTGGACATTGGACAGCGCCTCTTCCGGATCGTCACCGGCGGGGAGGACATAAGCCAGATAGACTCCTCCAACGACTACGTGATCGTCACCGACGAGATCGCCCCGTCGGACGCGGCCATCCTGGGCATAAAGAAGAACGTCAAGGGGGTGGTGACCGCCCAGGGGGGACCCACCAGCCATTCCGCCATCCTCCTCAAGGCGCTGGAGATCCCCTCCGTGTCGGGGATCCCACTGGACGACTCCTTCCAGCGGGGAGAGCTGATCCTGGTGGACGGCATAGCCGGTGAGGTCACCCTCTTCCCCTCCGAGGGCACCCGGGAGAGCTTCGACAAGCGCCTCGCCACCCAGGAGGAGACCCGGTCCCGCCTCAAGGACCTGAAGGGCAAGC from Thermanaerovibrio acidaminovorans DSM 6589 includes:
- the dhaM gene encoding dihydroxyacetone kinase phosphoryl donor subunit DhaM; translation: MIGILVVSHSPKAAQGISEIASAMSQGSVPVVGVGGSEDGGLGTSVPAIYEALTELLDRCDGVVVVPDLGSAVLSARAALEMLPQPDRVVIADGPVLEGAMMGAVQASVGSGLDEVARTVFEARNLEKSKR
- the dhaL gene encoding dihydroxyacetone kinase subunit DhaL, coding for MGLTVDGARRFVELAAEAMEAHREYLTELDSAIGDADHGINMSRGFKKALEKVSGGSYQDIGGVFKDVAMALMGSVGGASGPLYGTLFMKMSMKLAGKREATLAELSEAMAEGVRGIVALGKAEKGEKTMLDALYPALEALSSGSDEASALEGAVSAAEEGMKSTIPMLAKKGRASYLGERSVGHQDPGATSAYLLLSCLKEAVVA
- the dhaK gene encoding dihydroxyacetone kinase subunit DhaK, with translation MKKLINQVDSVVTESLSGLGAAFGDLVRIHPSVKAVLRADAPRPKVALISGGGSGHEPLHGGYVGYGMLDAACPGEVFTSPTPDQMYEAAKAVHGGKGVLFIVKNYTGDVMNFQMAQEMLASEGIRVESVVIDDDVAVKDSLYTAGRRGVGGTVMAEKIAGAMAELGGSLEEVRDVCAKVNANVRSMGMALTSCTVPAAGKPTFDLPEDQYELGIGIHGEPGRERRPMTQVREIVRAMGEAIVSDLPFQSGDEVLAFVNGMGGSPLMELFIVYNDLKAFLDEKGIVISRNLVGNYITSLEMQGFSITLLKLDSQLKALWDYPVHTPALRWGR
- a CDS encoding MIP/aquaporin family protein; the encoded protein is MQGPVLGEFLGTMVLLTFGCGCVANVLLAKSKGQGAGWVSINFGWAMAVVFGVFTATATGSPQADINPAVTLFKTLAGVYDFSLAITLMIAQLAGAFCGAVIVYLIYLPHWELTEDKGAKLGIFSTGPAVRNIPANFMTEFIATLFLIIPIMCVFSKNVGGITAGLGPYLVGMLVYGIGASLGGPTGYAINPARDLGPRIAHAVLPIPGKGDSDWGYAWVPVVAPFCGGAAAFFIAKALGLV
- a CDS encoding glycerol-3-phosphate responsive antiterminator; this encodes MDKVRLLKDRLSSRPVICAVRSEEALRRVLSFEEPRCVFVLGSTLQDLFKTVSSLTARGHMPFVHVDLVEGLKADQSGIRYMVDNARPFGVISTHKGVIDAAKAMGLVTVLRVFLLDSDAVRKGKSLVSSLKPDFLEVLPGVAVMGVEKGRLLELGGSLIAGGLVETREQVRAILDKGVLGVSTSRVDLW